From Bacillus sp. Marseille-P3661:
TTCCATCATTTAAAAATGCCCAATCAACTAAGGCTTGAGCTGCTTCAAATCCGAACCCTTTTTCTCGATAAGCAGGAATGATATGGTAACCTAATTCAACGGACTCTTCCTCATTTCTATCTTCCTTTAATATAGCTGTTCCTATAATTGCTTTATCTTTATAATCTATAATCAGCCATATATCCCACTTAATATGTTTGTTTTCTTTTTCACTATTATTTTCAAGCTTTTCAATATAGAAAGGTAAAAGACCTCGTAATTCAAGCGAAGGCCACTCATCTGGGATGAATATAGGTGACCGGGCTAATAATTCATCACGATTTAAAACAATTGATTTCGCCATGTCTAAAGGACATGTCATTAAGATTAATCGTTCTGTAAAAATTTGCGTCATCATCATCATCCCCTCTTCAAAATTTTCTGTAAATTTAAGATAATGCATAGTGAATAAAATTAATAAAACCCCACTTAAAAGTTTCAGAATTCAGCAGAAACAAAGTGGGGCATTGTTAAGCAATGTTTTAATATTATTTAATAAACTGTGGTGTAGGTGACATTGACATTTGCTCTTCAGCATCTTTTTTCTTTTCTTCTCTAACCCATTGAAAGAAAACAGCACCAAGTGTAATTCCATAAACAATTTCTTGAATAATTTTCATTATTACACCACCAAGCTGCTGGTCATCTAATGGAGCTAGCCATGAAAACATTTGCGGTCCACTTAAGTCTATATTAGCAAGCATACCGGCAGGAACACATAATTCTAAAGCTTTTGCCCATGCAGCAGGATCCGAATACGTCGTAAATAATGGCTCATTAGCAAATATTATTAGCGCACATGCTGGTGTTAAAAGTATACCATCAGCAAATATATAACCTAATTTTTTTAGTCCGCTTAATTTTTGAAATTCCGGTAACGGACAAATTAGTGGCCACCACATCACGAAAGCACATAAAAATAATAATCCTGTTACAAGAGCATGAAGAATAGTACTAGTTTTTATTACATCAAATATAAACGGAAAATGATAAAAAGAAAAGACACCATTAAATAATAATAATGCAATTAGTGGTTTAGTTAATGCATTCTCTAATTTAGCAATACCTTTAATTTGCAATACTTTTCGCAGTAACCAATTGGGCGTACCCATGATAAATAATGGGGTACATACCAAATATAAAACAGACATCTGCACCATATGCATACTAAAATTCAAGTGACCTAGTAAATCGACAGGGCTCCCTTTAACAATATATAACAAAACAACCGCAGTTATGAAATAGAAAATTTGTTTAGACGACACACCTTCATTTTCTTTATCAGTACCTCTGAATATGACACCCTTAACAAGTAGTATATAGAAAATACCTAATACCAACGTAAATAAAAGATAACCTGGACTCCACATCGCTTGGAATCCAAATATTTCCAACTTTTCCAACATATATAATCACCTCTAGAGTAGAGCGTTATTTTCAAAATAAAATTGGGACTCGCTATTTATTCAATTAATTAGCCGAGTCCCATTCAAAACAAAAACATTAACTATTTATACTATTACCACCAAGTTAGAAGCATTAGTCCCGCAATAATAATGATTACGAACAATACTCCTGAAAAGATAAATACAATTGGTGCTTCATGTCCTTTATGTGACATGTGCATGAAATAAAATAATTGAAACATACATTGTACAACAGCTAACAATAAAATGAATGGACCGATAAACCAAGCACTAATTGTATCAGCAAAAGCCACAGCTGCAAAAGCAATAACTGTTAGAAAGATTGTTAATGAGAATACAATAAGCTGTTGTTTCATTTCTTCTTTATTCTTAGCTTTACGATACTTTAAATTTTCAGTTTGAACTGATGAATTTGAATTGATTCCCATAACTTACCCCACCTTTCCCATTAAGTATACAGCAGTGAAAATGAAAATCCATACTACGTCGATAAAATGCCAATATAAACTTGCAACATAAAACTTAGGTGCAGTATAAAGACTTAATCCACGTCTTGAGTTACGGATTAAAAGAGTGATAATCCAGCACAACCCGAATACTACGTGACCACCATGAAAGCCAACAAGCGTATAGAACGAAGATGAAAATGCACTTGTTGTGTATTTTAAACCTTCATGTACATAATGATTAAACTCATAAATCTCTAAAATTAAGAATCCTAATCCTAAAAGAACTGTGATCCACATCCAAAGCTGCATCTTGCCATATTCATTATTTTTCATTTGGTACATTGCATATACACTAGTTAAACTACTAAATAATAAAAGCATTGTAGCTAGGAAAGTTAATGGTAATGAAAATAGTTCCTCACCTGATGGTCCATTAGCTGTTGAATTACGAAGTGCTAGGTAAGTACCGAATAACGTTGCAAAAAGTACTGTTTCGCCACCAAGGAATAACCAAAAGCCGATCATTTTATTTTTCCCTTCCATCGTCGCCTTTTCAGGTTCAGCTGGAAAGTTTTCTGATGTTAAAACTTGTTCTGTTGCCATTACGCTTTTATCCCTCCATCCCCTTCAAGATCCTCTTTATGAATATGATAGCCATGATCATCTTTAATAGAACGTACAAACATTGCCCCAAATGTAATTAACATACCGACAATACCAACCGTTAAAGCTGGAATGTTTGTTCCAAGGTCATGGTATAAAAATCCAAATCCAGCTATAAATAATCCGATAGACATGATTACTGGAAGAATAGATCCATTTGGCATATGAATATCAGCTAATGGTTCAGCAGGCGTCATTTCTTTTTTACCATCCATTTTTTCAATCCACCATGGATCTAAACCACGGATAAGTGGTAGCTGTTTGAAGTTATATTCTGGTGGCGGTGATGCAATTGCCCACTCTAGTGTACGACCATCTTCCCATGGATCATTACTAACTTCTGTTTTCTTTACAAATGACCAGATCATATTGAATACCATTAAAACTACACCAATAGCCATTAAAATGGCGCCGAGAGAGCTTATAAAGTTAGCAGTATCCCAACCTTGGTTTGGTAAGTACGTAAATACGCGGCGTGGCATTCCCCATAAACCAAGAAAATGTTGAATAAAGAAAGTCATATGGAAACCGATAAACCAAATCCAAAAAGTGATTTTACCAAGTGTATCGTTCATCATCGTTCCAAACATTTTTGGCCACCAATAATGAATACCTGCAAACATACCAAGTGCAATACCACCTACAACAATATAGTGGAAATGCGCTACTACGAAATAAGAATCATGGAATTGATAGTCAGCTGCTGCAGAAGCTAACATAACACCAGTTACTCCACCCGCTGTAAAGGTTGGAACAAACCATGTACCATATAGCATTGGTGTTGTATAACGAATATTTCCGCCCCACATTGTCAACAACCAGTTAAAGACTTTAATCCCTGTCGGTACACCAATAGCCATTGTTGCCACCGCAAAGATAGAGTTCGCTACTGCACCCATACCAGTTGTAAACATATGGTGAGCCCATACCATGAATCCTAAGAAACCGATTAGAACAACCGCAAAAACCATTGAAGTATATCCAAAAATTCGTTTTCTTGCAAAAGTAGGTATAATTTCTGAAAAAATACCAAAAGCAGGTAAAACTAAGATATAAACTTCAGGATGTCCAAAAATCCAGAAGATGTGTTCCCAAAGAACTGTATTACCACCCAAAGCAACATTAAAGAATGCTGAACCAAATAAACGATCAAACATCATTAAAAAGATACCAACCGTTAATGGCGGAAATGCAAACAAAATTAATGCCGAAGAAACAAATGTTGTCCATGTAAACATCGGCATACGCA
This genomic window contains:
- a CDS encoding GNAT family N-acetyltransferase; this encodes MMTQIFTERLILMTCPLDMAKSIVLNRDELLARSPIFIPDEWPSLELRGLLPFYIEKLENNSEKENKHIKWDIWLIIDYKDKAIIGTAILKEDRNEEESVELGYHIIPAYREKGFGFEAAQALVDWAFLNDGINKITAECVDTNFGSIRILEKLGMCCIDKDDRFLLWELKKAI
- the ctaG gene encoding cytochrome c oxidase assembly factor CtaG, producing MEKLEIFGFQAMWSPGYLLFTLVLGIFYILLVKGVIFRGTDKENEGVSSKQIFYFITAVVLLYIVKGSPVDLLGHLNFSMHMVQMSVLYLVCTPLFIMGTPNWLLRKVLQIKGIAKLENALTKPLIALLLFNGVFSFYHFPFIFDVIKTSTILHALVTGLLFLCAFVMWWPLICPLPEFQKLSGLKKLGYIFADGILLTPACALIIFANEPLFTTYSDPAAWAKALELCVPAGMLANIDLSGPQMFSWLAPLDDQQLGGVIMKIIQEIVYGITLGAVFFQWVREEKKKDAEEQMSMSPTPQFIK
- the ctaF gene encoding cytochrome c oxidase subunit IVB gives rise to the protein MGINSNSSVQTENLKYRKAKNKEEMKQQLIVFSLTIFLTVIAFAAVAFADTISAWFIGPFILLLAVVQCMFQLFYFMHMSHKGHEAPIVFIFSGVLFVIIIIAGLMLLTWW
- a CDS encoding cytochrome (ubi)quinol oxidase subunit III, producing the protein MATEQVLTSENFPAEPEKATMEGKNKMIGFWLFLGGETVLFATLFGTYLALRNSTANGPSGEELFSLPLTFLATMLLLFSSLTSVYAMYQMKNNEYGKMQLWMWITVLLGLGFLILEIYEFNHYVHEGLKYTTSAFSSSFYTLVGFHGGHVVFGLCWIITLLIRNSRRGLSLYTAPKFYVASLYWHFIDVVWIFIFTAVYLMGKVG
- a CDS encoding cytochrome c oxidase subunit I — its product is MSTLAQKQGVGAIIWDYLTTVDHKKIAHLYLFAGLFHFVIAGLEALFIRIQLMVPENDFLVGNTFNEVITAHGTSMLFFVTMPILFGLMNAVVPLQIGARDVAFPFLNSLGFWLFFFGALFFNMGWFFGGMPNAGWTNYASLAMADPTHGVDFYLIGLQISGAGTLISGINFLATIINMRAPGMTFMRMPMFTWTTFVSSALILFAFPPLTVGIFLMMFDRLFGSAFFNVALGGNTVLWEHIFWIFGHPEVYILVLPAFGIFSEIIPTFARKRIFGYTSMVFAVVLIGFLGFMVWAHHMFTTGMGAVANSIFAVATMAIGVPTGIKVFNWLLTMWGGNIRYTTPMLYGTWFVPTFTAGGVTGVMLASAAADYQFHDSYFVVAHFHYIVVGGIALGMFAGIHYWWPKMFGTMMNDTLGKITFWIWFIGFHMTFFIQHFLGLWGMPRRVFTYLPNQGWDTANFISSLGAILMAIGVVLMVFNMIWSFVKKTEVSNDPWEDGRTLEWAIASPPPEYNFKQLPLIRGLDPWWIEKMDGKKEMTPAEPLADIHMPNGSILPVIMSIGLFIAGFGFLYHDLGTNIPALTVGIVGMLITFGAMFVRSIKDDHGYHIHKEDLEGDGGIKA